From the Cupriavidus necator N-1 genome, one window contains:
- a CDS encoding cytochrome P450 family protein, whose amino-acid sequence MQTATLPDTGIDPLRAVTDPDPYPYYRELATRQPFYRDDRLGLWVAAGPREVAAVLAHPDCRVRPPAQPVPPALAGTAAGDLFGRLIRMNDGAAHAPLKQILMPMLAGLDAAATARRAAAMATMIDAGAAAGTSGERVNRWLFTLPVVTVADLLGLPIAEGGKAAEVAQRVAAFAAAQSQLADAHTVRAGADAAQWLGAWLAGATPGDGPLPALHQAAHAAGIDAQAVAANIIGLLVQACEATAALAGNTLLRLGRDTPQSELPLDAVVARVAREDPPVQNTRRFLAADAQLCGHAVKAGDAVLVLLAAASCSGAAAGERPWTFGHGRHACPGDRVAQALAAATVAALRARGADPAALAQAFRYRPSLNARIPHFL is encoded by the coding sequence ATGCAGACAGCCACCCTGCCCGATACCGGGATCGACCCGCTTCGCGCCGTCACCGATCCCGACCCCTACCCGTACTACCGGGAGCTGGCCACCCGCCAGCCGTTCTACCGCGATGACCGTCTCGGCCTGTGGGTCGCCGCCGGCCCGCGTGAAGTGGCGGCAGTGCTGGCCCATCCTGACTGCCGCGTACGCCCGCCGGCGCAGCCAGTACCGCCCGCGCTGGCCGGCACCGCAGCCGGTGACCTGTTCGGCCGCCTGATCCGGATGAACGACGGCGCTGCCCACGCACCACTGAAGCAGATCCTGATGCCGATGCTGGCGGGCCTTGACGCGGCCGCCACAGCGCGGCGCGCGGCGGCGATGGCAACGATGATCGATGCTGGCGCTGCCGCCGGTACGTCTGGCGAGCGCGTCAACCGCTGGCTCTTCACATTGCCTGTGGTGACAGTGGCCGACCTGCTCGGTTTGCCCATTGCCGAAGGTGGCAAGGCGGCCGAGGTCGCACAACGCGTCGCGGCCTTCGCCGCCGCGCAGTCGCAGCTGGCCGATGCGCACACCGTCCGTGCCGGTGCTGACGCCGCGCAATGGCTGGGCGCGTGGCTTGCCGGTGCCACGCCGGGCGACGGCCCGCTTCCGGCGCTGCATCAAGCCGCGCATGCCGCCGGCATCGACGCGCAGGCTGTCGCCGCCAACATCATCGGCCTGCTGGTGCAGGCCTGCGAAGCCACCGCGGCGCTGGCCGGGAATACGCTGCTGCGGCTGGGTCGCGACACGCCGCAGTCAGAGTTGCCGCTCGATGCCGTGGTGGCGCGGGTCGCCCGGGAGGATCCGCCGGTGCAGAATACGCGCCGCTTCCTGGCCGCCGATGCGCAACTGTGCGGCCACGCCGTCAAGGCCGGCGATGCGGTGCTGGTGCTGCTGGCCGCGGCGTCGTGCAGTGGTGCCGCAGCCGGCGAGCGGCCATGGACCTTCGGCCACGGCCGCCATGCCTGTCCCGGTGACCGCGTGGCGCAGGCGCTGGCTGCTGCCACGGTGGCAGCGCTGCGTGCGCGTGGTGCCGATCCGGCCGCGCTGGCGCAGGCGTTCCGCTATCGTCCGTCGCTAAACGCGCGCATTCCGCATTTCCTTTGA
- a CDS encoding DUF938 domain-containing protein — MTGSTQDPDARRMAPATERNREPILAVLRNVLPASGTVLEIASGTGQHAVHFAAALPGLTWQPSDPEAAARASIAAWTAHAGLANVRAPLALDVCRQPWGIDAADAVVCINMIHIAPWAAAEALFEGAGKLLGPGGVLFLYGPYRRGGAHTAPSNAAFDAQLRATDPDWGVRDMEAVIALGEAQGMRCDEPVPMPANNFSLTFHVNGIK, encoded by the coding sequence ATGACCGGCTCGACCCAAGACCCCGACGCACGCCGCATGGCGCCCGCCACCGAGCGCAACCGCGAGCCTATCCTTGCGGTGTTGCGCAACGTGCTGCCCGCCAGCGGCACGGTACTGGAAATTGCCAGCGGCACCGGCCAGCATGCCGTGCACTTTGCCGCAGCGCTGCCGGGACTGACCTGGCAGCCAAGCGATCCGGAAGCCGCCGCGCGCGCGTCGATCGCAGCCTGGACCGCGCATGCGGGCCTGGCCAATGTGCGCGCGCCGCTGGCGCTGGATGTCTGCCGCCAGCCATGGGGCATCGATGCCGCGGATGCGGTGGTGTGCATCAACATGATCCATATTGCCCCATGGGCCGCGGCCGAGGCGCTGTTCGAGGGCGCCGGCAAGCTGCTGGGCCCTGGCGGCGTGCTGTTCCTGTACGGCCCCTATCGCCGCGGCGGCGCGCATACGGCGCCGAGCAACGCGGCCTTCGACGCGCAATTGCGCGCCACCGACCCCGACTGGGGCGTGCGCGACATGGAAGCCGTGATCGCGCTGGGCGAGGCGCAGGGCATGCGCTGCGACGAGCCGGTGCCAATGCCGGCCAACAACTTCAGCCTAACGTTCCATGTCAATGGAATCAAATAG
- a CDS encoding sulfite exporter TauE/SafE family protein: MTMEAIGTQAAFIGLTFLLAGFVKGVVGLGLPTVAVGMLGLVMPPAQAAALLVAPSMVTNVVQLFSGARFGQLMQRLWPMLVAICAGTWLCAAWVPAGMMTHATSALGVALVLYAVVGLAAVKLVVPAGAERWLGPLIGLVTGGITAVTGVFVIPAVPYLQGLGLDKESLVQALGLSFTVSTIALAVSLAMGGSLLHLPVLGASALALVPALGGMFLGQWLRHRISAERFRKLFFCGLLVLGGELALRGL; this comes from the coding sequence ATGACGATGGAAGCGATCGGCACCCAAGCCGCCTTTATCGGCCTGACGTTCTTGCTGGCAGGCTTTGTCAAAGGGGTGGTGGGCCTGGGCTTGCCCACGGTTGCGGTGGGCATGCTAGGGCTGGTGATGCCGCCCGCGCAGGCGGCGGCGCTGCTGGTGGCGCCGTCGATGGTGACCAACGTGGTGCAGCTGTTCAGCGGCGCGCGCTTCGGGCAACTGATGCAACGGCTGTGGCCGATGCTGGTGGCGATCTGTGCCGGCACCTGGCTGTGTGCGGCATGGGTGCCGGCCGGCATGATGACGCACGCGACCTCGGCCTTGGGTGTGGCGCTGGTGCTGTACGCGGTGGTCGGGCTGGCCGCGGTGAAGCTGGTGGTGCCGGCGGGGGCGGAGCGGTGGCTCGGGCCGTTGATCGGGCTGGTCACGGGTGGCATTACGGCGGTGACCGGTGTGTTCGTGATTCCCGCCGTGCCTTACCTGCAGGGGCTCGGGCTGGACAAGGAAAGCCTGGTGCAGGCGCTCGGGCTGTCGTTCACGGTATCGACCATTGCGCTGGCGGTGAGCCTGGCCATGGGCGGGTCGCTGCTGCATTTGCCGGTGCTGGGCGCCTCGGCGCTGGCGCTGGTGCCGGCGCTCGGCGGCATGTTCCTGGGCCAGTGGCTGCGCCACCGGATCAGCGCCGAGCGCTTCCGCAAGCTGTTCTTCTGCGGGCTGCTGGTGTTGGGCGGCGAACTGGCGCTGCGAGGGCTGTGA
- a CDS encoding PhoX family protein, giving the protein MLEQPNAGRRKALKLLAGAPMLPLGLASTGLLAGCGGGDDAVAAPLPPAQAATFTTAEFVGMSAPTLATPDAMATTTVGSSLKVSFSDGSSQTYKLAYQPFFITGDTLPDGKGGTILAGGYYDINNKPIMDTSVAGKERQFFSDAPDGSSLLTLANPTVPGVKGKTVFAVVQFEYTTRNQGNASMYGLLPSPIAVVTLDQDPATGKLTPVKYHNVDTSGVNGLWITCGASLSPWNTHLSSEEYETDLLNASAVTQLQGYSQNLYGDPARANAYNYGHLPEVTVNPDGTGTIKKHYCLGRISHELVQVMPDERTVLMGDDATNGGLFLFIADRARDLSSGTLYVAKWHQTSGVGPGSATLSWIRLGSATSAEIRALVDGGIKLADIMDVKTADPADVSYTRILYNGKPNWVKLMPGMEKAAAFLETHRYAALVGGSLGFTKMEGTTVNIKDKKAYSAMSRIESSMLTANAANAGDIQVEGPYSGAVYELNLKGGQADKTGTAINSEWVPVDMAAVPALVSEDLGGGKMKQQDALGNFANPDKVATPDNLKFSEKLRTLFVGEDSNTHVNNFLWAYNVDTKVLSRVLSCPVGAESTGLHAVDEINGWTYVMSNFQHVGDWESPLHDKVRPALEAKVMANYKDRFGAAVGYLTGDPTGVRLAKA; this is encoded by the coding sequence ATGCTTGAACAACCCAATGCTGGCCGCCGCAAGGCCCTGAAGCTCCTGGCCGGCGCGCCGATGCTGCCGCTTGGCCTTGCCTCCACCGGCCTGCTGGCAGGTTGCGGCGGTGGCGACGACGCTGTCGCCGCGCCGCTTCCGCCGGCCCAGGCCGCCACGTTCACCACGGCCGAGTTCGTCGGCATGAGCGCGCCGACGCTGGCTACGCCGGACGCGATGGCGACAACCACGGTGGGCTCCAGCCTCAAGGTGTCGTTCAGCGACGGCAGCAGCCAGACCTACAAGCTGGCCTACCAGCCGTTCTTCATCACCGGCGACACCCTGCCCGACGGCAAGGGCGGCACCATCCTGGCCGGCGGCTACTACGACATCAACAACAAGCCGATCATGGACACCTCCGTGGCCGGCAAGGAACGCCAGTTCTTCTCCGACGCGCCGGACGGCAGCTCGCTGCTGACCCTGGCCAACCCGACCGTGCCCGGCGTCAAGGGCAAGACGGTGTTTGCGGTGGTGCAGTTCGAGTACACCACGCGCAACCAGGGCAATGCCAGCATGTACGGCCTGCTGCCGTCGCCCATCGCGGTGGTGACGCTGGACCAGGACCCGGCCACCGGCAAGCTGACCCCGGTCAAGTACCACAACGTCGATACCTCGGGCGTCAACGGCCTGTGGATCACCTGCGGCGCCAGCCTGTCGCCGTGGAACACCCACCTGTCGAGCGAAGAGTACGAGACCGACCTGCTGAACGCCAGCGCGGTCACGCAGCTGCAGGGCTACAGCCAGAACCTGTACGGCGACCCGGCGCGCGCCAACGCCTACAACTACGGCCACCTGCCGGAAGTCACGGTCAACCCGGACGGCACCGGCACCATCAAGAAGCACTACTGCCTGGGCCGCATCTCGCATGAACTGGTGCAGGTCATGCCTGACGAGCGCACCGTGCTGATGGGCGACGATGCCACCAACGGCGGCCTGTTCCTGTTTATCGCCGACCGCGCCCGCGACCTGTCGTCCGGCACGCTGTACGTGGCCAAGTGGCACCAGACCTCGGGCGTGGGCCCGGGCAGCGCCACGCTGTCGTGGATCAGGCTGGGCAGCGCCACCAGTGCCGAAATCCGCGCGCTGGTCGACGGCGGCATCAAGCTGGCCGACATCATGGACGTCAAGACCGCCGATCCGGCTGATGTCAGCTACACCCGCATCCTTTACAACGGCAAGCCGAACTGGGTGAAGCTGATGCCGGGCATGGAAAAGGCCGCGGCGTTCCTGGAAACGCACCGCTACGCCGCACTGGTCGGCGGCAGCCTGGGCTTCACCAAGATGGAAGGCACCACGGTCAACATCAAGGACAAGAAGGCCTACTCGGCAATGTCGCGCATCGAGTCGAGCATGCTCACGGCCAATGCCGCCAACGCCGGCGACATCCAGGTGGAAGGCCCGTACTCCGGCGCCGTCTATGAGCTGAACCTGAAGGGCGGCCAGGCCGACAAGACCGGCACGGCCATCAACAGCGAATGGGTGCCGGTCGACATGGCGGCGGTGCCGGCGCTGGTCAGCGAAGACCTGGGCGGCGGCAAGATGAAGCAGCAGGATGCGCTGGGCAACTTTGCCAACCCTGACAAGGTCGCCACGCCCGACAACCTGAAGTTCTCGGAAAAGCTGCGCACGCTGTTTGTCGGCGAGGACAGCAATACCCACGTCAACAATTTCCTGTGGGCGTACAACGTCGATACCAAGGTGCTCAGCCGCGTGCTGTCGTGCCCGGTCGGCGCCGAATCCACGGGCCTGCACGCGGTGGACGAGATCAACGGCTGGACCTATGTGATGAGCAACTTCCAGCACGTTGGCGACTGGGAATCGCCGCTGCACGACAAGGTCCGGCCCGCGCTTGAGGCGAAGGTGATGGCCAACTACAAGGACCGCTTCGGTGCCGCCGTGGGCTACCTGACGGGCGACCCGACTGGCGTCAGGCTGGCCAAGGCCTGA
- a CDS encoding DUF3606 domain-containing protein, with protein MSDVTNEFRPLDPGRINLMDPLEVQYWCRELGCSTSDLENAVDAAGDHISAVRAQLESNQAGARPG; from the coding sequence ATGAGCGATGTGACAAACGAGTTCAGGCCGCTGGATCCTGGCCGCATCAACCTGATGGATCCGCTTGAAGTGCAGTACTGGTGCCGGGAGCTGGGCTGCAGCACCAGCGACCTGGAGAACGCCGTCGATGCCGCGGGCGACCATATCTCCGCGGTACGCGCGCAACTGGAGTCGAACCAGGCCGGCGCGCGGCCTGGCTGA
- a CDS encoding IMPACT family protein, giving the protein MPTYTLATPVQAEIEIRKSRFLALALPVADRDAALAALQALRAEHPTATHVCWALLAGGASGMSDDGEPSGTAGRPILEVLRHHDLDGVLAAVVRYYGGVKLGAGGLVRAYTDAIAAALKKAERVERIAYGTLTVSVDYADEPRVRRWLDYEAQPGCTLAGTAYGAQATLVLRMPATQLDAARDALRDATHGRAQFPEAEDEAHG; this is encoded by the coding sequence TTGCCCACATACACGCTAGCCACCCCCGTCCAGGCCGAGATCGAAATCCGCAAGAGCCGCTTCCTGGCGCTGGCGCTGCCCGTTGCCGACCGTGACGCCGCCTTGGCGGCACTGCAGGCGCTGCGCGCCGAGCACCCCACCGCCACCCACGTGTGCTGGGCATTGCTGGCTGGCGGCGCCTCGGGCATGTCCGACGATGGCGAGCCCTCCGGCACCGCCGGCCGCCCCATCCTGGAAGTGCTGCGCCACCATGACCTGGACGGCGTGCTGGCGGCGGTGGTGCGCTATTACGGTGGCGTCAAACTGGGGGCGGGCGGGTTGGTGCGCGCTTACACCGATGCCATCGCGGCCGCGCTGAAAAAGGCCGAGCGCGTGGAACGCATCGCCTACGGCACCCTGACGGTGTCAGTCGACTATGCCGACGAGCCGCGCGTGCGCCGCTGGCTCGACTATGAAGCGCAGCCAGGCTGCACGCTGGCCGGCACCGCCTATGGCGCGCAGGCCACGCTGGTCCTGCGCATGCCCGCAACCCAGCTCGACGCCGCGCGCGATGCCCTGCGCGACGCGACCCACGGACGCGCCCAATTCCCGGAAGCGGAGGATGAGGCCCATGGCTGA
- a CDS encoding antibiotic biosynthesis monooxygenase family protein yields MIAVIFEVEPATGRQDNYLDIAAHLRPQLEAIDGFISVERFQSLTNPNKLLSLSFFRDEAAVIAWRNTLAHRQAQAAGRGRVFAGYRLRVAQVLRDYGLNERDQAPADSRAVHDHKAG; encoded by the coding sequence ATGATCGCAGTCATCTTCGAAGTCGAGCCCGCAACGGGCCGGCAGGACAACTACCTCGACATCGCCGCGCACCTGCGCCCGCAGCTGGAAGCCATCGACGGCTTTATCTCGGTGGAGCGCTTCCAGAGCCTGACCAACCCCAACAAGCTGCTGTCGCTGTCGTTCTTCCGCGACGAGGCCGCGGTGATCGCCTGGCGCAATACGCTGGCGCATCGCCAGGCGCAGGCGGCCGGTCGCGGCCGCGTGTTTGCCGGCTACCGGCTGCGCGTGGCGCAGGTGCTGCGCGACTACGGGCTGAATGAGCGCGACCAGGCGCCGGCGGACAGCCGCGCGGTGCATGACCACAAGGCGGGCTGA
- a CDS encoding carbonic anhydrase: MNIRLPIITVCTALLAPAAWAGNDPHWSYIGPTGTSHWAKLDQDYKTCALGKHQSPIDIRTGKTQPADLKPIGFGYAAAPATVVNNGHTVQVNLPAAGQIELDGVAYKLLQFHFHTPSEEKINGKTYPLVAHLVHQNAEGKLAVVAVLFKSGRENAALKPVFASLPAKAGESRELTAPLDVAALLPARQSYWAFTGSLTTPPCSEDVRWQVLKTPVEVSPAQLAAFRQLYPMNARPVQPLNGRTVQASH, encoded by the coding sequence ATGAACATCAGGCTGCCGATTATCACCGTTTGCACCGCCTTGCTTGCACCTGCCGCGTGGGCCGGCAATGACCCGCACTGGAGCTATATCGGACCAACCGGTACCAGCCACTGGGCCAAGCTCGACCAGGACTACAAGACCTGTGCGCTGGGCAAGCACCAGTCGCCCATCGATATCCGCACCGGCAAGACCCAACCCGCGGACCTGAAGCCGATCGGCTTTGGCTACGCCGCGGCGCCCGCCACCGTGGTCAACAACGGCCACACCGTGCAGGTCAACCTGCCCGCCGCGGGGCAGATCGAACTCGACGGTGTGGCCTACAAGCTGCTGCAGTTCCACTTCCATACGCCCAGCGAAGAGAAGATCAACGGCAAGACCTATCCGCTGGTCGCGCACCTGGTGCACCAGAATGCAGAAGGCAAGCTGGCGGTGGTGGCGGTGCTGTTCAAGTCCGGGCGGGAGAATGCGGCGCTGAAACCCGTCTTCGCGAGCCTGCCGGCCAAGGCCGGGGAGTCGCGTGAACTGACGGCGCCGCTGGATGTGGCGGCGTTGCTGCCGGCCCGGCAGTCGTACTGGGCCTTCACCGGCTCGCTGACCACGCCACCGTGCAGCGAGGACGTGCGCTGGCAGGTGCTCAAGACGCCGGTGGAAGTGTCGCCTGCGCAGTTGGCCGCATTCCGCCAGCTTTATCCGATGAACGCCCGTCCGGTGCAGCCGCTGAACGGCCGCACGGTGCAGGCCAGCCACTGA
- a CDS encoding 2Fe-2S iron-sulfur cluster-binding protein yields the protein MAEREPVAPDDRAEFTASVLPGNTRFAAPVALSLLEAALLEGVALPNSCRNGTCRACASRLHAGTIRYRIEWPGLSLDEREEGLILPCVACPASDVVIEPVRLG from the coding sequence ATGGCTGAACGCGAGCCGGTTGCGCCGGACGACCGCGCGGAATTCACCGCAAGCGTGCTGCCAGGCAATACCCGCTTCGCCGCGCCGGTGGCGTTGAGCCTGCTGGAAGCTGCACTGCTCGAAGGCGTGGCGCTGCCCAACTCTTGCCGCAATGGCACCTGCCGCGCCTGCGCCAGCCGGCTGCATGCGGGGACGATCCGCTATCGGATCGAATGGCCGGGGTTGAGTCTGGATGAGAGGGAAGAGGGGCTGATCCTGCCGTGTGTGGCTTGTCCGGCCAGTGATGTGGTGATTGAGCCTGTCAGGCTGGGGTAG
- a CDS encoding extracellular catalytic domain type 1 short-chain-length polyhydroxyalkanoate depolymerase gives MPRSSGAKLWSTLNKAAARNARRMQRAVNQNLTKPMTEAIVRNAVKQSAAVTAATQRALSGVVSPVQAPQNRGSGRWEEGAWGAPLAPRRYRIFVPAGVTASRRAPMLVLLHGCGQDAASFAAVTRAAAVAREAGWVVLLPEQTSQANAQRCWNWFRPAAQGGVEAGLLMALIDQACRGHPVAVDRVSVLGLSAGGAMALMLGLRYPERFAAVGSHSGAVPWSATNAAQAARAMRGGHGPDAKAMQALRFGLAGHRPPPLLLLHGDADHVVDFSNATAAAGMWMHLQPEDVHPLSAVPARRIQRGMRRAMDVFDWMEGKSPYVRLVRIEGLGHAWSGGAGGQAFSDPAGPDGLKLALRFFLAVWG, from the coding sequence ATGCCCCGCTCATCCGGTGCAAAACTCTGGTCCACGCTGAACAAGGCCGCGGCCCGCAATGCGCGCCGCATGCAGCGCGCCGTCAACCAGAACCTGACCAAGCCGATGACCGAGGCCATCGTGCGCAACGCGGTGAAGCAATCGGCTGCAGTCACGGCCGCCACCCAGCGCGCGCTGTCGGGCGTGGTATCGCCGGTGCAGGCGCCGCAGAACCGCGGCAGCGGGCGCTGGGAGGAAGGCGCATGGGGCGCGCCACTGGCACCGCGCCGCTACCGCATCTTCGTGCCGGCCGGCGTCACGGCGTCGCGTCGCGCGCCGATGCTGGTGCTGCTGCATGGCTGCGGCCAGGACGCCGCCAGCTTTGCCGCGGTCACGCGCGCCGCCGCCGTGGCGCGCGAAGCCGGCTGGGTGGTGCTGCTGCCCGAACAGACCTCGCAGGCCAATGCACAGCGCTGCTGGAACTGGTTCCGGCCCGCCGCGCAGGGTGGCGTCGAAGCCGGGCTGCTGATGGCGCTGATCGACCAGGCTTGCCGCGGCCATCCGGTTGCCGTCGACCGCGTCAGCGTGCTGGGGCTGTCCGCGGGCGGCGCGATGGCGCTGATGCTGGGGCTACGCTACCCGGAGCGCTTCGCCGCGGTCGGCTCGCACTCCGGCGCGGTGCCCTGGAGCGCCACCAATGCCGCCCAGGCAGCGCGTGCCATGCGCGGGGGACACGGGCCCGATGCCAAGGCCATGCAGGCGCTGCGGTTCGGGCTGGCGGGGCACCGCCCGCCGCCGTTGCTATTGCTGCATGGCGATGCCGACCACGTGGTCGACTTCAGCAATGCCACCGCCGCGGCGGGCATGTGGATGCACCTGCAGCCGGAGGATGTGCACCCGCTGTCCGCGGTGCCGGCACGGCGCATCCAGCGCGGCATGCGCCGTGCCATGGATGTCTTCGACTGGATGGAGGGAAAGTCCCCTTACGTTCGCCTAGTGCGGATCGAGGGTCTGGGTCACGCCTGGAGCGGCGGGGCAGGCGGCCAGGCGTTCTCCGATCCGGCGGGGCCGGATGGGTTGAAGCTGGCGTTGCGGTTTTTTCTGGCGGTTTGGGGGTGA
- a CDS encoding GNAT family N-acetyltransferase, which yields MPDQLPHIHSARLSLLPFRGDDAAEAFACITPTLARFMDWEPSPTPAAFEAVWQGWLIGMARGSECVLTIRRADDGLFLGLAGLHHADTPAPELGIWIREDCHGHAFGLEAVTALAQWAQDNLSPAHLVYPVAEQNWPSRRIAESLGGTVVGQATTLKFERLIYQIPGRR from the coding sequence ATGCCTGACCAGCTTCCGCACATCCACTCCGCGCGCCTCAGCCTGCTGCCCTTTCGCGGCGACGACGCAGCCGAGGCCTTTGCCTGCATCACCCCGACGCTTGCGCGATTCATGGACTGGGAGCCATCGCCCACGCCGGCGGCTTTCGAAGCCGTGTGGCAAGGCTGGCTGATAGGCATGGCGCGAGGTTCGGAATGTGTGCTCACCATCCGGCGTGCCGACGACGGGCTGTTCCTGGGGCTGGCGGGATTGCACCACGCCGACACGCCCGCGCCGGAACTCGGCATCTGGATCCGCGAGGACTGCCACGGCCATGCCTTCGGCCTGGAAGCGGTCACCGCGCTGGCGCAATGGGCGCAGGACAACCTGTCGCCGGCGCACCTGGTCTATCCCGTGGCCGAACAGAACTGGCCCAGCCGCCGGATCGCAGAGTCGCTTGGCGGCACGGTCGTGGGCCAGGCCACGACCCTCAAGTTTGAGCGCTTGATCTACCAGATCCCGGGGCGCCGTTGA